One Carcharodon carcharias isolate sCarCar2 chromosome 1, sCarCar2.pri, whole genome shotgun sequence DNA window includes the following coding sequences:
- the LOC121284996 gene encoding probable E3 ubiquitin-protein ligase HERC3 produces MESEASRDGILSQGNTLGEVFDNEEIQQICCRARFNVFALKNGRVYTLINDQRQRGQPELVKELKEHKICSVDSGTAYILYVSEAGNVFFSKLQNKKRRLNARPFNITVPRLLRSFAEMCVIQVACGNNHSLALCKGGQVFAWGQNVGDQLGLGRAGHHVLRPQCVVALTGIPVAQIAAGGTHSFALSHSGAVFGWGRNNCGQLGLGDTKTRHLPTYVKQLECKKIVYISCGAQHTALLTKQQWGMM; encoded by the exons ATGGAGTCAGAAGCCAGCAGGGACGGGATACTTTCACAAGGCAACACCTTGGGTGAAGTCTTCGACAATGAGGAGATTCAGCAGATATGCTGCAGAGCTCGATTCAACGTGTTTGCATTGAAGAACGGCAGAGTTTACACTTTGATCAACGATCAAAGGCAGCGAGGACAGCCAG AGCTGGTTAAAGAGTTGAAAGAGCACAAAATTTGCAGCGTGGATAGTGGAACTGCGTACATTCTCTATGTCTCTGAAGCTGGGAATGTGTTTTTTAGTAAACTTCAGAACAAGAAACGCAGACTTAATGCAAGGCCATTCAACATCACAGTGCCACG gTTACTAAGAAGCTTTGCAGAGATGTGCGTTATTCAGGTTGCCTGTGGAAACAATCACTCACTGGCTCTCTGTAAAG GTGGTCAAGTCTTTGCCTGGGGACAGAACGTCGGAGACCAGCTGGGTCTTGGCAGAGCTGGTCACCATGTGCTCAGACCCCAGTGTGTGGTGGCACTGACTGGAATCCCTGTGGCTCAGATTGCGGCAGGAGGAACACACAGCTTTGCTCTCTCGCACTCCGGGGCAGTGTTTGGTTGGGGGAGGAACAATTGCGGACAGCTGGGGCTGGGTGACACGAAAA CTCGTCATCTTCCCACGTATGTAAAGCAGTTAGAGTGTAAGAAGATAGTCTACATTTCTTGTGGAGCACAACACACTGCCCTGTTGACTAAG CAACAATGGGGCATGATGTAG